In Shewanella sp. GD04112, the sequence CGGCGGGTAACCAGCGCATCAAAGGGCGCTTTAAGTTGGGTGTAGTCCAGATTACGGCGGGCATTTTCCAACGCAACCCGGGCAATTTCAAAATTGGTTTGCAGCTGATCAAAGGCAGACGGGGTTAAAACTCCCTGTTCACGCAACGGCTTGCCACGTTCCAGATCTCGACTGGCCTGCGCCAGCTGCACTTCCGCCTGGTCCACGGCTAATTGGTAGTCTGCGGGATCTAAAGCGGCCAGCAGTTCTCCGGCAGGCACGACCTGCCCCTGCTGCACCGGTAATTCAGTGACCCGGCCGCCAACCTGAAAGGCTAAATCAACAGTACTCACCGCATCTATACGGCCGACAAAATGCCGGCTATTGGCCTGCTCTTCGCCATTCACGGTATAGAGCTTCACTGTCGGTACCGCCACTGCGGCCGGTGGCGGTGCTTCTGAGCAGGCGCTTAAACCAATCACGAAACTCAAAACCCAGCAGGGTGATTTAAATGCCATCTTCATACTTGTAGCTCCCGTGCCTGTTGCACTAATTGTTGTTCCAGCGCGCTGCGCTCTGCTGCGGTAAAAGGGGATAAATTCAATAAATCGTGATAAATCAGGGCTTCACTGGCCAGTAACAGCAAGGTTGCCTGCAGTGAATTACCATGTTCAGCCTGAATTTGCTGCATTACATCCTTATTGTGTTGCTGCACCGGCTGTAACAAAGCTGGCTGCTCTGCGGCCGCGGCCAGAATCGCCATCGCGGTATTACCGGCAATCTGCCGGGTAAAGTGGGCGCGGGTTTGCAATACCGCTGCCAAGGTCGAACTTTCCGTGCGCTCTTGTTGCGTCCGCTGGCACTCTGTCTCATCTAACAAATGCTGCACCATGGCGCTGATTAACGCTTCTTTACTGGGAAAATGGTAAATCAAACCACCTTTACTGACACCAGCGACTTTGGCAACCGCATCCAGCGTCACTTTACCGGCGCCATTTTCAGCAGCAACACTAAGCGCGGCCTGAATGATTTGACTGTTAGTCAGTTGAGATTTTTTATTCAAGGATAAGCTCCCGTGCCGAGGCCGGATCGAAGCCGCCGTAGCCACAAAAATACCGACCGGTTGGTGCAGTAAATTATTATAGGCGAATCCAGGTAAACCGCAACTGAAGCATTAAAAAATGACTATATTATGGTGAACTTGACTAACACCCGTAAGCGTCCATTTTAGGACGTCCTATTCCCACTTAAGATCGCGCGATAAGCTGTGCACTCATCATAACAGGAGAGTGATATGGCAAAGCGAGCTTACCGCAACGCGGCACAATGGCAGCAATTAATCGACTTATGGCACACATCAGAGCTGAGCATCACTGAGTTTTGCCAAACCCATCAACTGAGCACCATGTCATTTTATAAATGGCGGCAACGCTTGGCTGAGCAAACTGAACAAGCGCCTGTTCGCCAGGATACACAGTTTATCGATTTATCCGCGCTTGCACATCACGGTAACGCTCGCTGGCATATCGTCTTGTCACTGGGTAATGGCGTTGAACTCACGCTTAACCAGCAATAATGTTTATCCCTGCTGCCAACCAAAAAATCTGGCTGTGCACCACACCCGTGGATATGCGTAAATCCTTTAACGGTTTAAGTGCCCTGGTGCGCAATAAACTTTGCCATAATCCACAAAGCGGCCAGTACTTTGTGTTTATCAATGCCCGCAAAACCCAGATGAAGGTGTTGTACTTCGAAAGCTCAGGCTATTGTGTCTGGGCTAAGCGCCTCGAGCAAGGCCAGTTTCCGGTGAAACCGCATCCGAGTGGGATCCAATCACTCACCGGTTGCACCCTGCAAATGATCGTTGACGGAATTACCGTACTTCGCCAGAAACAAGCGAAGCGCTATGGGCAGTCAATCGCTTGATAAGTCTGTATAATTGACGCTATGAAAATCAAGCCTTCATCCTCATCCAACGTGGCAACGGACGCCGAGACACGGGTTAATTTGACCAGTGAAATCGCGCGCCTGCAGAGTTTGTTGCAACAGGCTTCTGCAGAGAATCAGGCCTGGTCAGAAAAGTACGGCAAGCTGGAAACTGAGCATGCGTCATTGCGCGAAACCTTCGCAGGCATTCAGCAACGCTTAGCCTGGTTTGAGAAGCAGCTGTTTGGTCAGAAGTCAGAAAAGCGCGCCTTGGAATTGGGTATGCAGTTAAGCTTACTGGGCGATATGGTGCCACCGCTGACCCAACCCGAAGGTGAAACCGAATATACCACCTACACCCGCAGAAAAGGCAAACAGCGCCCGGATGATTGCGTTAATGACAGTGGTTTGCGATTTAACGATAACGTACCGGTGAAAGTGATTACGCTGATACCAGACGAGTTAAAAGGGGAAGATGCCGACCAGTATGAAGTGATTGGCGTAAAAAGCACCTTCCGCTTAGCACAGCGCCCAGAGAGCTTCGACGTGCTGCGTTATGACCGGCAAATCGTTAAACACAAAGGCAGCGACACTATCCTGCCAAGCGCAGCGCCGTTTAATGTGCTGGATAAAAGCGTGGCGGATGTGAGTTTTATCGTCGGCATGTTGGTGGATAAATTCCAATACCACTTGCCGCTGTATCGCCAACACCAGCGCTTAGCCGCAGCGGGCATTACTTTAAGCCGCAGCACACTGGGCACCATCGTGGCACGCGGTATTGATTTACTCTATCCGATTGTGGATGCGATGCTGACCAGCATCTTACAAAGCCAGGTGCTGGCAATGGACGAGACGCCGATTAAAGCAGGCAAAGCGGGCCCGGGCAAAATGAAGCAAAGTTACTTCTGGCCGGTGTATGGTGAGCTTACGGCAGCATGGCGTGACATAAGTAATAAAGCAAAAAATCTGGTTTCTTAAATTTCAGGCACGGCAATACTTAGGCCACTGGCCCAAGCATTGCTTGATTATGAGCGGTTTATTATTGGTATTGGTCGAGATAATTCCAAGGTAGGTATTTTTCAGGATGCTTTTTTGCATCATCCGCATCTCGTTGCAGTCGCGTAAAGTAATCAAATACATTGATGCCTGCTTCATTGCCTGTTGCTATCATCGACGTGATAACATCGCCAATGTTCGCACCGAGTAAGCTTTTACGAAACATCGCATTTTTTCTATCTCGCACCACTATTTTTAACATCGATTCTATGCGGTTATTATCTATTTTTACCCCTTCGTGATGGCAAAATAAACTCAGCCCGTCATAGTGTTTTAAAAAATAACGGATAGCTTTGCCTAGACCGCTATTTTCTTCAATGCTTTCATTAGTAAAGTGCTTTTCACCCCAACTTTTAATCGCTTCAAGTATGGGTAATGAATGTTGCTGATGGTACTCAAGTCGCTCGCGTGCGGTGAGTTCACGTTCAATGGTTGTCTGTTCATTGCGCCAAACTTCACCATAGAGTGTGAGTATATTTTCAACCTCTTCGGGGAAATGATTAATGACATCGACAAACTGGCGCCTTGCATGGCTATTACAAAGTGATGTTTCAACCTCGCAAGTACTTGGCTGATTACTGGCGAGCGCATCACTCATTAATATCGGTGCGACAGTGACTTGTCGTTTGTAGAGTATGCGGTCGATAAACTCACCTGCGTGCCCAATATTGGTTTCAAATAACACAATATCATGGCCCGTTTTTAAGCTGGCAATCACTCCTGATGTATAAACACCTGAGCGCAAGCGTGTTTTCTCGCTATTACGTACTTTCTTTTCAACTGGCTTGGCGTCAAGAATACGGTGGGTGGTGTCATCTAAGTAATAGTGCTTAGCATCGCCAGCCAACTCAAACAAGTGCTGGTAAACAGGATAAATCGCATCACAGACAAGCTCTACTTGGTCAAACACCGTCGACGCAGTGATGTTGACGCCCAATAGCTTTTGGATGTTGCCTTGACGATAAAAAGGTAGCCCTGCAAAGTATTTATAAATCGCCATTAACGCACGCGCAGAGTAACCATATTTTTGATGACTATTACCGTCATGTAATACTTCATCGGGCAGGTTTGCCGTGAAATAGGCACCACACGCATTGCAACGCAAGCGCTCCATAATATGTTGCTCTGGGGTAAAAGGCGTTTGCCCTGTAATGCGCAACAAACTGCCAGGCTCGACTTTATAGGCCTTACCTTTCAAACATTCTGGGCAGCTATCCCCTTTATTTACTTCGTTTAACGCATGTTTGATGATAACCGGTTTGACCTGTGTAAAGTCTTCATCCTGTGTTTTTGGTTTTTTACTTTTCTTGCTGGTTTTTTTCTGTGCTTTACACAGGTCGCTTTGTTTTTCTGATGATTTTTCAATCCCAAGTAACTTACGTAATTTATGCACGGTGATACCGTGGTCAGCTAGCTTGTTTTGTGTTGTTGTTAATGTCAGTAACGCATCAAGCAATAACTGATAATCATCAGCGCTAAGCGCAAGATTATTTTCTTTGGCTTCAATCACTCGCTTGATTAAATCATCGAGAGATTGTGCATCGATATCGTTAAAAGGTTTTGCCACAATAAGCCTTTTGCCTGCGGGAATAAAAAAGAGGATGGAGTATGATCCCATTTAAAATGAAATCAAGCGGTTATTTATAATGGGTGGTAATTCCCGCTGAGCAATTGCCGTAAATGTTTGGCGTCCACGGACGTCATGGCACTATTAATGGTTGGCCAGCCAGAGAACTTGCCCTTAGATAAACGCTTTGTCATCAACCAAAAACCGTTATTTTCATAAGCGAGTGCGCGCACCATGGTTTTGTTACGATTAATAAAAACAAACAAGGTACCAGAGCGAGGCTCACAATGAAGGCGTTGTTTACACAGCGTAGCTAACCCATCAATGCCTTGACGAAAATCAGCGGGCTGGGTAGCAATCAAAATGTCGCTATGACGGGTTAAATGGATCATGATTTTATGGCCTCAATTAACTGAGCAAACCGTGTTTCGCTGACTTCGCCAGATACGGCTAAAGAATTGCCATTGTTGAACTTCAGGGAGATAGAAAGCGACTCGGTTATCGGCGTTGCATTGGGTAGTGAAATAAAGTGATTGGATACATCACTTGATGAGTTGGCGGTAAGCCAAGTATTGAATTGCTCATGACTAATACGCAACTTTTTAACAATGGTTGTTTTTGAATAATGCGGTAAAAGGGCGATCGCTTGCTGGCGCAAATTTTCAGGGATTGCACTACCTCGAGAAGGTTTATTGCTTCGCCACTGTTCAAAGTTAGCGAGGGTGTTAAGGAGTTTATCTGGCATCATTGTGACCGGGTTGATTTAGTTACAATGATTAAATCAGGTTAATTGAAATAAGTTGAGCTACGCTGCCGTAAGCTCACGGTGTATGGTGATAAGGATGAAATTGTTTTTACCTTCTCCACCAGCCGCGGGCGGCAACATATAGAAGAGATATTAAAACATCGCTTTAAAGGGACTTTATTAAGCGATGGCTACAGCGCCTATGCCAGTTATATAAAAGCGAATGAGGGCTTAACCCATGCCCAGTGCTGGGTGCACAGTCGCCGGCAATTTATTGCAGCCGAAAACAGCTGGCCACAACCGGCCAAAGAAGCGATAAGCCTAATCGCCAAGCTGTATGAGATAGAAGAGACTATCCGAAACCAAAAGCTCACGGATGACAAAAAACGCCAATACCGGCTTGCGCACAGTAAACCGGTGGTTGACCGCTTCTTTACGTGGTGTGATGACACCCTGCATAACCTGACGCTGCTGCCAAAAGACCCCCTCTACAAAGCGATTGGCTATGTACAAAGCAAAGAAATGGCACTGCGTGTCTTCTTAGAAGACCCCGATGTGCCGCTGGATACAAACCATCTGGAGCGGGCGCTCAGGCCCATACCCATGGGGAGAAAAAATTGGTTGTTCTGTTGGACAGAAATCGGTGCTGAGCATGTTGGCGTTATCCAAAGCCTGATAGTCACTTGTCGATTGCATGATATCAATGTAAACGATTATCTGACCGATGTACTGCTACGTATCAGCCAACACCCTGCCAGCCTGGTACATGAACTGACGCCACGGTATTGGAAAACCCAGTTCGCCGATAATCCACTGCGTTCAGACCTCTTTGCTTTACCCGCCACTTCGGTAGAATAGCCTCCAGACGGAGGCGATATGCGCATAGAAGACCTAACCTTAGACGAATTACATGACCTGAACGAGCTAATCTGCAAGCGGATAGACTACTTACGTTTG encodes:
- a CDS encoding TetR/AcrR family transcriptional regulator; the protein is MNKKSQLTNSQIIQAALSVAAENGAGKVTLDAVAKVAGVSKGGLIYHFPSKEALISAMVQHLLDETECQRTQQERTESSTLAAVLQTRAHFTRQIAGNTAMAILAAAAEQPALLQPVQQHNKDVMQQIQAEHGNSLQATLLLLASEALIYHDLLNLSPFTAAERSALEQQLVQQARELQV
- the tnpB gene encoding IS66 family insertion sequence element accessory protein TnpB (TnpB, as the term is used for proteins encoded by IS66 family insertion elements, is considered an accessory protein, since TnpC, encoded by a neighboring gene, is a DDE family transposase.) is translated as MFIPAANQKIWLCTTPVDMRKSFNGLSALVRNKLCHNPQSGQYFVFINARKTQMKVLYFESSGYCVWAKRLEQGQFPVKPHPSGIQSLTGCTLQMIVDGITVLRQKQAKRYGQSIA
- a CDS encoding IS66 family transposase — encoded protein: MIEAKENNLALSADDYQLLLDALLTLTTTQNKLADHGITVHKLRKLLGIEKSSEKQSDLCKAQKKTSKKSKKPKTQDEDFTQVKPVIIKHALNEVNKGDSCPECLKGKAYKVEPGSLLRITGQTPFTPEQHIMERLRCNACGAYFTANLPDEVLHDGNSHQKYGYSARALMAIYKYFAGLPFYRQGNIQKLLGVNITASTVFDQVELVCDAIYPVYQHLFELAGDAKHYYLDDTTHRILDAKPVEKKVRNSEKTRLRSGVYTSGVIASLKTGHDIVLFETNIGHAGEFIDRILYKRQVTVAPILMSDALASNQPSTCEVETSLCNSHARRQFVDVINHFPEEVENILTLYGEVWRNEQTTIERELTARERLEYHQQHSLPILEAIKSWGEKHFTNESIEENSGLGKAIRYFLKHYDGLSLFCHHEGVKIDNNRIESMLKIVVRDRKNAMFRKSLLGANIGDVITSMIATGNEAGINVFDYFTRLQRDADDAKKHPEKYLPWNYLDQYQ
- the tnpB gene encoding IS66 family insertion sequence element accessory protein TnpB (TnpB, as the term is used for proteins encoded by IS66 family insertion elements, is considered an accessory protein, since TnpC, encoded by a neighboring gene, is a DDE family transposase.), whose product is MIHLTRHSDILIATQPADFRQGIDGLATLCKQRLHCEPRSGTLFVFINRNKTMVRALAYENNGFWLMTKRLSKGKFSGWPTINSAMTSVDAKHLRQLLSGNYHPL